CGGTGCGTGCAGGAGTTTGGCCGAGACGGCGGCGGCCAGCTGCTCCAGCACTTCGTCGGCATCGTCGCCAGCGGCGATGCGCTTCCTGGCGCGCGCCAGTTCATTGCGGGCGATACGGTCGGCGTGGTCCTTCAATTCGCGGATGGTGGGCACCAGCGCGCGTGCCGCCAGCCACTGGCGGAATTCCAGCACGCCGCCTTCGACGATACCCTCGGCCGCCTGCGCTTCGCCTTGACGCAGCGCTACGCCCTCCTTCACCACCTCGGCCAGATCGTCGACGGTGTAGAGATAGGCATCGGGCAGCTCACCCACCTCGGGCTCGACATCGCGCGGCACCGCCAGGTCGACGATGAACATGGGCTTATGCTTGCGGCGCTTGAGCGCCCGCTCGACCATGCCCTTGCCGATGATGGCGAGCGGTGCGGCGGTACAGGACACGACGATGTCGAATTCGGCCAGGCGCTCCCCCAGATCGGTCAGCAGCATGGCGCTGCCGCCGTACTGCTCGGACAGTTTCTGGCCGCGCTCCAGCGTGCGGTTGGCCACCACCACGGCGCGCGGTATGCGGGCACAGAAATGCGCGGCACACAGCTCGATCATCTCGCCAGCGCCAACGAACAGTACCTTGCATTCGGCCACGCTGGGATAGAGCCGCTCAGCGAGCTTCACCGCCGCTGCAGCCATCGATACGGAGGCTGCGCCGATGCGCGTTTCGCTGCGCACTTCCTTGGCCACCTGGAACGCGCGCTGGAACAGGCCGTTCAGCAATACGCCCAGGCTACCCGCATCACGGGCGACACGTTCGGCCTCGCGCATCTGGCCGAGGATCTGCGTTTCACCCAGCACCATGGAATCGAGCCCGGCCGCGACGCGGAATGCATGGCGCGACGCGTCGTCATCCGCCAGGCAATACAGGTGCGGCGCCAGCTCGTCGACCTGCCGACCGCGGCTGGCAGCGAACCAGGCCAGCACCTCGTCCGGCCCTCTGGCGTTCACGTAGAGCTCGGTGCGATTGCAGGTGGAGACGATAGCCGCCTCCTGCACCCCACCCGCGGTCGTCAACGCCGACAGCGCAGCTGCAAGCTCGGTCGGCGCGAACGCAAGGCGCTCGCGCACCGCCAGCGGTGCAGTCTGGTGATTGACGCCGAGGACGAGCAGGCTCATCGCGATCAGGGAAACGAAAACCTGCGATTGTACCGCGAAATGGCCAGCCCCTTGCCGTTTTGCCCGGCAGATCAGGGACCTGCGGTCCAGCCGGCATGAAAAAACCCCTCCCGATGGGAGGGGTTGCGGCATGGTCCGTTAGTGTAGAGAGAGGGGACCTTCGAGCCCGCCGGCGGTGCCGGCAGGCTCGGGAACGGGGAACGAACCCCGCCCCCTGCCTGGGCACAAGCGCCTCAGGGCTTAGCGGCCGTTGCCCAGCACCTTGGCAAGTTCGCCGTTGGAGTCGCCATCGAGCGACCAGCTGAACACGCCACCCAGGCCTTGCGACTTCACGTAGTCGATCTTGGTTTGGATCACGGCCGGCGTATCGTACGACCACCAGTTGGTGCCATCGTACTTGTACGACTGCTTGGTCACCGGGTGGACATACACGGTACCGGCGGCGTTCTTCAGTACCTTGTAGTCCTCGATGCCGGCTTCGTACGTGCCACGGGCCGGGCCAGTCGCAGCCTGGTACAGACCGTTATTGCCACCTGCGGCGACACCGGTCCAGCCACGGCCGTAGAACGGCACGCCCACCACCAGCTTCTTGGCCGGTGTACCGGCGGCGATCATGTTCTTGATCGCATCGTCGACGTTGTAGGTCCGCGCGGTGCCTTGCGACGGATCGGCCGGATCCGGGTACAGGTGCGACTGGAAGTTGGTCGGACCAGTCGCTTCCCAACCACCGTGGAAGTCGTAGGTCATCACGTTGATCCAGTCGAGGTACTGGCTGTACTTGGCCGGCTCGGTCTGGTCGATCTTGTCCTTGCCCGAGCCGATGGCCACGGTCAGGAGCTTGTGGCCGTCGTTCAGCGCGTCGAGCTGGCGGCGGAACTCGGCCAGCAGCAGCGTGAAGTTCTGCTTGTCGGCAGCGTCGATGGTGTTGTACGGCTGGCCGATCACGCCCGGGTATTCCCAGTCGATGTCGATGCCGTCGAACACGCCCTTGGCCGAACCAGGACCACCGCGACCGCTGTAGCTCGGCAGGTTGCCCTTGATGAACACGTCCACGCACGAGCTCACCAACTGCTTCCTCAGTGCGTCGGTCTTGCTGGCTGCCGAGAACCACTTCGACCAAGTCCAGCCGCCCAGCGAGATCAGCACCTTGAGCTGAGGATACTTGGCCTTCAGGTTCTTCAGCTCGCCGAAGTTACCGGCCAGCGGCGATTCCCAGGTGTAGGGCTTGCTCGGATCGACCAGGCGGCCCGGTGTGCGGCCGTAGTCGGCCCAGGCGTCACCACCGGTGCCGGCGGACGGATCGCTCGGGTTGGTCGCGCCCGATTCCAGCTTGTCGATGCCGGCCGCGCACTCGTAGCCGCCATTCTTCTGGTAGATATTGCCGAAGGCGTAGTTGATGAAGGTGAGCTGCGACGCGCTGCCGCTGCTGACCACATCGGCCACTTCGTAGCCACGGCCGTACACGCCCCACTGGGTGAAGTAGGAGCCGACGACGCGATCACCGGCCGGGACCGGGGTGACCGGAGCGGGCGTCACGGGAGCCGGGGTGACCGGAACCGGGGTGACAGGGGCCGGAGTGACCGGCGCAGGCGTTACGGGAGCGGGTGTCACCGGCGCCGGGGTGACCGGGCTCGGCGAGCCGCTGCAGGCGCCAATGTCCTTCCACAGCGTCGGGCTCGCGGCAGGGTTCCAGCCAGTACCGGCGTAGGCGGTGTGCGCCACCAGCGCCTGGTAATTGCGGTTGTTGTAGGTGACCTGGGTGCCGGCGGCGTAGGTCTTGCCTTCAGCCCAGGCCGCATAGCAGCCGGACGGCGCCGGGGTGACCGGAACGGGCGTCACAGGGGCCGGAGTCACCGGGGCCGGAGTCACCGGGGCAGGTGTGACCGGAGCCGGGGTGACCGGAGCGGGTGTCACGGGAGCCGGGGTCACCGGGGACGGCGCGCCGCCAACCTTCTTCCATACGCCCCATTCGCCGGATTGGCCCGGGTTGTCGCCCTGGGTCCACCACTTGGCTTCGTACACGGCACCTTGATAGGTCACGCGCTGGCCACCGGTGTAGACGCCGCTCGCGCTCCATTCCGGATACTGGCCGGCCACCGGGGTCGGCGTCACAGGCGCTGGGGTCACCGGTACCGGGGTGACCGGGGTAGGGGTCACCGGCGACGGCGTCGGCGAGCTGCCCGGCGTGCCGGCAGCCTTGAAGATGTTGTAGAAGTCGAAGTTGGCCTTATTGACTTGGCTGTATTCGCCGTAGCTGCCCGTACCAGTGCGGTCGCGCTGGAACGACCACCAGGCGATCAGGCCAAGGCCCTTCTGCTTGGCGAAGTCGGTCAGCGTCTGCGCATCGGCCAGGGTGAAGACTTCACCCTGCACGTCGTTCTGGCCAATCATCGGCGTCACGCCGACCATGGACCACAATTCGGCATCGGTCTTGGTCGGGAAGATCGGCTTGATCTGGTTGAACAGCGATTGCGCGGCCTGGACAGCGAGGTCGCCCATCTTCTTGCCGCTGGAGATGCTGGAGCCGTAATCCATCGCCATCACGTTGACGAGGTCAACGCGCACGCCAGCTTGCGCAGCGGAACGCACCACGGCCACGCCCGGGCTGGTCAGGCCGCTCGGCAGCACCGGCAGCGTGAACGACACATACAGATCCGGATACTTGGCCTGCAGTGCCTTCAGTGCGGCATTGCGGGTGTTGTTGAGCTGGGTGTTGGAAAGCTGGCCGCCCTCGACGTCGAAGTCCAGCGCGCGGATGCCGTGGTTGAGGATCATGCCCTCGATCAGGCTGACCATCTGGTCGACCGAACACACCGCCTCGATATAGGTACCAGCGGCGCCGCCGAACGACATGATCACGCGACCACCGGCTTGGCGGAAGCTGGCGATATCGCCCTTCATCGCGCCATTCAGCAGATCGTTGCCACCGCCGTCATTGGAGATCTTGCACTGGCCATTGCTGGCGATGGTGAACGCCAGTGTCACGCTCTTGAGGCCGAGCTGCTGCTGGGCCGAAGCGAGGGTGGGGGCGGGATAGCCGCTCGCGCCGCCGTACCACATCTCGAAGTACGGGGCGATCTCGGTGGCGCTGGCAACGCTCGATGCCAGCAGCAGGGCCGCGCTCAGCGTTTTCAGCGCAAAAGCCGGCTTGGCGCCGTAAGGCGCCCGGGTTTGCTTCAACATGGTCTTCCATCCTGTGACTATGGTGTTGTTTGGTATGCGTACAGCCCGGAGAACCCGTACGTTGCGGCACGGCGCGGCCTTTAGGCGGGACTTCATGGCATGCGGCGAGACATGCCGGCCCGCGGCCTTTGCGCGTGTACCGGAACGAGGCGGAGCCTCCTTCCATCGCACCCGCCCCCACGCCTGACAGGCTGGGGGCCGCAGCGATTACAACAATCGCGCACCCGCCCGTAAAATAAGCAAACCCACTCGATCGATAACGAAACGGAATGGAAATCCGCCTACTGCGCAGCTTTACCGTGCTGGCCCGCTACCTCAGCTACCGCGAGGCAGCCGAGGCGCTGGGCCTGTCGCAACCCGCATTGAGCAAGCACATCCAGGCGCTGGAAGCGGACCTGGGCGGCCCGCTGTTCCACCGCGGGCGGCACGGCGCCGAGCTCACCCCGCTGGGACGCTTCCTGCATGCCCAGGCCCAGCAACTGGTGGCCGACGCCGACCAACTGCAGGAGAGCGGCAGACGGATGGCGGCAGGGCGCATCGGCCGGTTGGCGCTGGGTTTCGGCCTGTCGACACAGGAGGTCGCCCCCAGGCTGCTATCGCTGTTCCGCGAGCGCTATCCGGACGTGGAACTCACGCTGGAGGACATGCCGACCTCGGTGCAGCTCAACCTGCTGCGCAGTGGCGAGCTCGACATCGGTTTCGTGCGGCTGCCGGTGGGCCACGAGTTCGAACACCTGGAGGTGATCGACGACCAATTGGCACTGGCGCTACCGGTGGACGCCAGCTGGGCACGCGGCAAGGCAGGGCTCACCGCGTTGCACGATGCCCCCTTTGTCCAGCTGGCCCATCATCGCGGTGCCGGCCTTGTCGACCAGATCACCCGCTATTGCACGGCACGCGAGTTCACGCCGCAGATCATCCAGCGCGCCGGCGACATCCAGACCGTGCTGTCGCTGGTCGCCGCCGGCATCGGTGCCGCCATCGTGCCCGCCACCGCTCACCGCATCGCCGGCCCGGGCGTGCGGCTGATTCCGCTCTCCGGCCGCAGCGCCCACTGGCAAGTCGGCGCCGCGTGGCTCGCCGGGAACGACAGCCCGCTGGTGCGCAATTTCGTGGCACTGGCCCAGGCATTCACTGCTCCCGCAACCGAATCAACGCTGTGATCAACCCACCCGCTCGCCATCGCGCCACACGGCACGCACCAGCGGGGTGTGGGCGGTCGGGCGCACCCGCACCAGGTCGGCCTTGAGGCCGACAGCGATCTCGCCGCGGTCGGTGAGCCCGGCCATCTGGGCCGGGTTGCGGCTGACCGTGGCAATGGCACGCGGCAGGGACCAGCCAGCATCATCGACCAGCAAAAAGGCCGCGTGCAGCAGGCTGGCCGGTACGTAATCGGACGAGAACACGTCGAGCAGCTCGGCACGCGCGAGATCCAGCGCGGCGACGTTGCCGGAGTGCGAGCCCCCACGCACGGCATTGGGCGCGCCCATCACGATACCCTGCCCCGCCGCGCGCGCGGCGCGGGCGGCGGCGAGCGTGGTCGGGAATTCGGAGATGGTCACACCATCCGCCTGTGCCTCGGCCACGTGCTCCACCGTGGTGTCGTCATGGCTGGCGAGCGCCAGACCGCGTTCACGGGCGAGGTTCACCACGGCATGGCGATTGCGCGCCGAGTGGGCCTGTTGCAGCGCGCTGCGCTTGGTCACTTCGTCGGCGAGGCGAGTTTCGTCCCAATGATCGTGCTTCTGCGCGTAGACGCGATACTTTTCCAGGTCCGACCACTGGCGCTGACCCGGGGTGTGGTCCATCACCGACAGCAGTTTCAGCAGTGGTTCGTCCAGGTATTCGGTGAGCAGGTCGAGCACATCGGTGCTCGCCACCTCGCAGCGTAGGTGCAGCCAGTGTTCGGCACGGGTGGAGCCGGCAGCTACCGCCTCGCGTAGCGCGGCGATCGACGGCCTGAGCGTGCGCGCCCGAAAACCGGTGGGGTCGAGATCGCCGATGCACAGCGCATCGAACACCGTGGTGATGCCAGCGGCGGCAATCTGCGCATCGTGGATGGCCAGCGCCGAATGCACCGGCCATTCCACGCCGGGCCGTGGCCCCAGGTGCTTTTCCAGATTGTCGGTATGCAACTCGACCAGGCCAGGCAGCAGGTAGTCGCCGCCGCAATCCTCCGCCGGCGTGACGGTGCCCCCGCGCGCCACATCCGCAATGCGGCCAGCCTCGATGCGCACAGTGCCGGTGAATACTTCGTCAGCGGTGACAACACGGGCATTGCTCAGGGTGATCGTGTTCATTGCAGCGCCTCCTGCGGGGCGGTGAGGACAAAACAGCGGGTAGCCACGCGTTCGCGCACGGCAGCGTCGTGGAAGATGCCGACGATGGCCGCCCCGCCCTCGCGCGCCGCGATGATCAGTTCTGCCACCCGCTCGGCATTGGCGGTATCAAGTGAAGCGGTCGGTTCATCAAGCAGCAGGATGGGCTTTTGCGCGATCAACCCACGTGCAATGTTCACCCGCTGCTGCTCGCCACCGGAAAAGGTGGCCGGCGGCAGCGACCACAACCGCTCGGGCAATTGCAGGCGGGCGAGCAGCGCCGCTGCGCGTGCTTCAGCC
This region of Chitinolyticbacter meiyuanensis genomic DNA includes:
- a CDS encoding LysR family transcriptional regulator, whose protein sequence is MEIRLLRSFTVLARYLSYREAAEALGLSQPALSKHIQALEADLGGPLFHRGRHGAELTPLGRFLHAQAQQLVADADQLQESGRRMAAGRIGRLALGFGLSTQEVAPRLLSLFRERYPDVELTLEDMPTSVQLNLLRSGELDIGFVRLPVGHEFEHLEVIDDQLALALPVDASWARGKAGLTALHDAPFVQLAHHRGAGLVDQITRYCTAREFTPQIIQRAGDIQTVLSLVAAGIGAAIVPATAHRIAGPGVRLIPLSGRSAHWQVGAAWLAGNDSPLVRNFVALAQAFTAPATESTL
- the hemA gene encoding glutamyl-tRNA reductase, with product MSLLVLGVNHQTAPLAVRERLAFAPTELAAALSALTTAGGVQEAAIVSTCNRTELYVNARGPDEVLAWFAASRGRQVDELAPHLYCLADDDASRHAFRVAAGLDSMVLGETQILGQMREAERVARDAGSLGVLLNGLFQRAFQVAKEVRSETRIGAASVSMAAAAVKLAERLYPSVAECKVLFVGAGEMIELCAAHFCARIPRAVVVANRTLERGQKLSEQYGGSAMLLTDLGERLAEFDIVVSCTAAPLAIIGKGMVERALKRRKHKPMFIVDLAVPRDVEPEVGELPDAYLYTVDDLAEVVKEGVALRQGEAQAAEGIVEGGVLEFRQWLAARALVPTIRELKDHADRIARNELARARKRIAAGDDADEVLEQLAAAVSAKLLHAPLASLNAAQPEEQEQLVAATRRIFRLHD
- a CDS encoding alpha-D-ribose 1-methylphosphonate 5-triphosphate diphosphatase; the protein is MNTITLSNARVVTADEVFTGTVRIEAGRIADVARGGTVTPAEDCGGDYLLPGLVELHTDNLEKHLGPRPGVEWPVHSALAIHDAQIAAAGITTVFDALCIGDLDPTGFRARTLRPSIAALREAVAAGSTRAEHWLHLRCEVASTDVLDLLTEYLDEPLLKLLSVMDHTPGQRQWSDLEKYRVYAQKHDHWDETRLADEVTKRSALQQAHSARNRHAVVNLARERGLALASHDDTTVEHVAEAQADGVTISEFPTTLAAARAARAAGQGIVMGAPNAVRGGSHSGNVAALDLARAELLDVFSSDYVPASLLHAAFLLVDDAGWSLPRAIATVSRNPAQMAGLTDRGEIAVGLKADLVRVRPTAHTPLVRAVWRDGERVG
- a CDS encoding glycosyl hydrolase family 18 protein — its product is MLKQTRAPYGAKPAFALKTLSAALLLASSVASATEIAPYFEMWYGGASGYPAPTLASAQQQLGLKSVTLAFTIASNGQCKISNDGGGNDLLNGAMKGDIASFRQAGGRVIMSFGGAAGTYIEAVCSVDQMVSLIEGMILNHGIRALDFDVEGGQLSNTQLNNTRNAALKALQAKYPDLYVSFTLPVLPSGLTSPGVAVVRSAAQAGVRVDLVNVMAMDYGSSISSGKKMGDLAVQAAQSLFNQIKPIFPTKTDAELWSMVGVTPMIGQNDVQGEVFTLADAQTLTDFAKQKGLGLIAWWSFQRDRTGTGSYGEYSQVNKANFDFYNIFKAAGTPGSSPTPSPVTPTPVTPVPVTPAPVTPTPVAGQYPEWSASGVYTGGQRVTYQGAVYEAKWWTQGDNPGQSGEWGVWKKVGGAPSPVTPAPVTPAPVTPAPVTPAPVTPAPVTPAPVTPVPVTPAPSGCYAAWAEGKTYAAGTQVTYNNRNYQALVAHTAYAGTGWNPAASPTLWKDIGACSGSPSPVTPAPVTPAPVTPAPVTPAPVTPVPVTPAPVTPAPVTPVPAGDRVVGSYFTQWGVYGRGYEVADVVSSGSASQLTFINYAFGNIYQKNGGYECAAGIDKLESGATNPSDPSAGTGGDAWADYGRTPGRLVDPSKPYTWESPLAGNFGELKNLKAKYPQLKVLISLGGWTWSKWFSAASKTDALRKQLVSSCVDVFIKGNLPSYSGRGGPGSAKGVFDGIDIDWEYPGVIGQPYNTIDAADKQNFTLLLAEFRRQLDALNDGHKLLTVAIGSGKDKIDQTEPAKYSQYLDWINVMTYDFHGGWEATGPTNFQSHLYPDPADPSQGTARTYNVDDAIKNMIAAGTPAKKLVVGVPFYGRGWTGVAAGGNNGLYQAATGPARGTYEAGIEDYKVLKNAAGTVYVHPVTKQSYKYDGTNWWSYDTPAVIQTKIDYVKSQGLGGVFSWSLDGDSNGELAKVLGNGR